A stretch of the Streptomyces sp. NBC_00078 genome encodes the following:
- a CDS encoding ROK family transcriptional regulator, which translates to MTARPANAHQAKLLKLLRDEGPNSRAQLGDQVDLSRSKLAVEVDRLLETGLVVADGLAASRGGRRSHNVRLNPQLRFLGVDIGATSVDVAVTNAELEVLGHLNQPMDVGEGPTAVFEQVLSMEAKLRASALAEGYDGAGIGVPGPVRFPEGVPVAPPIMPGWDGFPVGEALSQELGCPVMVDNDVNLMAMGEMHAGVARSVGDFLYVKIGTGIGCGIVVGGEVHRGVTGSAGDIGHIQAVPDGRPCACGNRGCLEAHFSGAALARDAVEAAQQGLSEALASRLAASGILTAVDVAAAAAAGDLTALDLIREGGNRTGQVIAGLVSFFNPGLVVIGGGVTGLGHTLLAAIRTQVYRKSLPLATGDLPIVLGELGPTSGVIGAARLISDHLFSPA; encoded by the coding sequence ATGACGGCACGACCCGCGAACGCTCATCAGGCCAAGCTGCTCAAGCTGTTGCGCGACGAGGGACCCAACTCCCGTGCGCAGCTGGGCGATCAGGTCGACCTGTCCCGGTCCAAGCTGGCCGTGGAGGTGGACCGGCTGCTGGAGACGGGCCTGGTCGTGGCCGACGGCCTCGCCGCTTCGCGCGGCGGCCGCCGCTCCCACAACGTCCGGCTCAATCCGCAACTGCGCTTCCTCGGCGTGGACATCGGGGCGACCTCGGTCGACGTCGCCGTCACCAACGCCGAACTGGAGGTCCTCGGACACCTCAACCAGCCCATGGACGTAGGCGAGGGCCCGACCGCCGTCTTCGAACAAGTCCTGTCCATGGAAGCGAAGTTGAGGGCATCCGCGCTCGCGGAGGGTTACGACGGCGCCGGCATCGGCGTACCGGGACCGGTCCGCTTCCCCGAGGGCGTGCCGGTGGCTCCGCCGATCATGCCGGGCTGGGACGGCTTCCCCGTAGGGGAGGCGCTCAGCCAGGAACTCGGCTGCCCGGTCATGGTCGACAACGACGTGAACCTGATGGCGATGGGGGAGATGCACGCGGGCGTCGCCCGCTCCGTGGGCGACTTCCTCTACGTCAAGATCGGCACCGGTATCGGCTGCGGGATCGTCGTCGGCGGTGAGGTCCACCGCGGGGTGACCGGCAGCGCGGGCGACATCGGGCACATCCAGGCTGTGCCCGACGGACGTCCGTGCGCCTGTGGCAACCGGGGCTGCCTTGAAGCCCACTTCAGCGGGGCCGCCCTCGCCCGGGACGCCGTGGAGGCGGCCCAGCAGGGGCTGTCCGAGGCACTCGCCTCGCGCCTGGCGGCGAGCGGCATCCTGACCGCCGTCGATGTCGCCGCCGCAGCCGCCGCGGGCGACCTCACCGCGCTCGACCTGATCCGCGAGGGCGGCAACCGCACCGGCCAGGTCATCGCCGGACTGGTCTCCTTCTTCAACCCGGGCCTGGTGGTGATCGGCGGCGGTGTGACCGGCCTCGGCCACACCCTGCTCGCCGCGATCCGCACCCAGGTCTACCGTAAGTCGCTGCCCCTCGCGACGGGCGACCTGCCCATCGTGCTGGGCGAGTTGGGGCCGACCTCCGGCGTCATCGGCGCGGCCCGGCTCATCAGCGACCACCTGTTCTCACCCGCGTAG
- a CDS encoding OFA family MFS transporter encodes MSPPVAPAGWSRWLVPPAALSVHLSIGQAYAWSVFKPPLESALGLSGTQSALPFQLAIVMLGLSAAFGGTLVERNGPRWAMTVALICFSSGFLISALGAATEQYWLIVLGYGFVGGIGLGIGYISPVSALIKWFPDRPGMATGIAIMGFGGGALIASPWSARMLESFGSDHSGIALAFLVHGLAYAVFMSLGVLLVRVPRAEERKGTENAPSAVQGPQVSANSAVRTPQFWCLWVVLCMNVTAGIGILEKAAPMITDFFKDTSTPVSVSAAAGFVALLSAANMAGRIGWSSTSDLIGRKNIYRVYLGVGAVMYALIALFGDSSKPLFVLCALVILSFYGGGFATVPAYLKDLFGTYQVGAIHGRLLTAWSTAGVLGPLIVNWIADRQEGAGRHGSALYTLSFVIMIGLLVVGFVANELVRPVHTRHHIPAPRKETADVERQQPESA; translated from the coding sequence ATGAGTCCCCCTGTCGCGCCGGCCGGCTGGAGCCGCTGGCTCGTTCCCCCCGCCGCACTCTCCGTGCATCTTTCCATCGGCCAGGCCTATGCCTGGAGCGTGTTCAAGCCGCCTCTGGAGTCGGCCCTGGGCCTCAGCGGCACCCAGAGCGCGCTGCCCTTCCAGCTCGCCATCGTCATGCTCGGCCTGTCCGCCGCGTTCGGCGGAACTCTGGTCGAGCGCAACGGGCCGCGCTGGGCGATGACCGTCGCACTGATCTGCTTCTCGTCCGGCTTCCTGATCTCCGCCCTCGGCGCGGCCACCGAGCAGTACTGGCTGATCGTCCTCGGCTACGGGTTCGTCGGCGGCATCGGCCTCGGCATCGGCTACATCTCACCCGTGTCCGCGCTGATCAAGTGGTTCCCTGACCGGCCCGGCATGGCCACCGGCATCGCCATCATGGGCTTCGGTGGCGGCGCGCTCATCGCCTCTCCCTGGTCCGCCCGGATGCTTGAGTCGTTCGGCTCCGACCACTCGGGGATCGCGCTCGCGTTCCTCGTGCACGGGCTCGCCTACGCCGTCTTCATGTCGCTGGGCGTGCTGCTGGTGCGGGTCCCGCGCGCCGAAGAACGCAAGGGCACCGAGAACGCACCGAGCGCCGTCCAGGGCCCGCAGGTCTCCGCCAACAGCGCCGTGCGCACCCCGCAGTTCTGGTGTCTGTGGGTCGTGCTCTGCATGAACGTGACCGCCGGCATCGGCATCCTGGAGAAGGCCGCCCCGATGATCACGGACTTCTTCAAGGACACCTCGACTCCGGTCTCGGTCTCGGCCGCCGCCGGCTTCGTCGCCCTGCTGTCCGCCGCCAACATGGCAGGCCGCATCGGCTGGTCGTCGACCTCCGACCTGATCGGCCGCAAGAACATCTACCGCGTCTACCTGGGCGTCGGCGCGGTGATGTACGCGCTGATCGCACTGTTCGGCGACTCGTCCAAGCCGCTGTTCGTCCTGTGCGCGCTGGTGATCCTCTCCTTCTACGGCGGCGGTTTCGCGACCGTCCCCGCCTACCTCAAGGACCTCTTCGGCACCTACCAGGTCGGCGCGATCCACGGGCGGCTGCTCACCGCGTGGTCCACGGCAGGCGTCCTCGGCCCACTGATCGTCAACTGGATCGCCGACCGGCAGGAGGGCGCGGGCAGGCACGGCTCCGCCCTGTACACGCTGTCCTTCGTCATCATGATCGGGCTGCTCGTCGTCGGCTTCGTCGCCAACGAACTCGTCCGCCCCGTCCACACCCGCCACCACATCCCCGCCCCGAGGAAGGAGACCGCCGATGTCGAACGACAGCAGCCAGAGTCCGCCTGA
- a CDS encoding GntR family transcriptional regulator, protein MLSPGLPQGAVPKLERPGPLRDRVYEALLELITTRALQPGQHLVESELAGHLGVSRQPVREALQRLNTEGWVDLRPAQGAFVHEPTDQEADQLLTVRALLEAEAARLAAANADSAGITVLEELCAEGEKAVAADDVDVAVGMNARFHAKIMELAGNAVLAGLAAQVDRRVRWYYTPVARQRGRQSWSEHRALIAAIMDRDEQRATQLMREHTEHTRRSYHDRATD, encoded by the coding sequence ATGCTGTCGCCAGGACTGCCACAGGGCGCGGTACCCAAGCTCGAACGGCCCGGCCCGCTGCGCGACCGCGTCTACGAGGCACTGCTCGAACTCATCACCACCCGCGCCCTCCAGCCCGGCCAGCACCTCGTCGAGAGCGAACTCGCGGGCCACCTGGGCGTCTCGCGTCAGCCGGTGCGGGAGGCGCTGCAGCGGCTGAACACCGAGGGATGGGTCGATCTGCGGCCCGCTCAGGGCGCGTTCGTGCACGAGCCGACGGATCAGGAGGCCGACCAGCTCCTCACGGTCCGTGCGCTCCTGGAGGCCGAGGCCGCCCGGCTCGCCGCCGCCAACGCGGACAGCGCCGGCATCACGGTGCTCGAAGAGCTGTGCGCCGAGGGCGAGAAGGCCGTCGCCGCCGACGACGTGGACGTCGCGGTCGGCATGAACGCCCGCTTCCACGCGAAGATCATGGAACTGGCCGGCAACGCGGTCCTCGCCGGACTCGCCGCGCAGGTGGACCGCCGGGTCCGCTGGTACTACACGCCGGTCGCCCGGCAGCGCGGCCGGCAGTCATGGAGCGAACACCGCGCGCTGATCGCGGCGATCATGGACCGGGACGAGCAGCGGGCCACACAGCTGATGCGCGAGCACACGGAGCACACACGGCGGTCGTATCACGACCGGGCGACGGACTGA
- a CDS encoding sialidase family protein, with translation MPSSLRARLRTVVTAFAAAAALAALPNPAHAQPPTPAPGFEQQVLFKASQDPGYACFRIPAVVRTTRGTLLAFAEGRVLNCGDAADIDIVVKRSTDGGRTWSPLQVVSRGGGDTHGNPAPVVDRDTGRILLAETYNTGRTDGASCTVPCDRTPHLQYSDDDGLTWSRPRDLSSEILPANWNSWYATGPVHGIQLTRGRHAGRLVFGVNTETWDGERSEVGVPPAGGWGRVSANHAALIVSDDDGGHWRIGATDSWPIADDGTFRQKPSEVTVTERTDGSILISGREQDGTDLGHRTQTVSRDGGDSFAAPFRGLPDLYAPQVQGATLRLGNRILLSCPGDPDRRRTMMIRSSYDGGRTWDSVDRGTVVTVDWSGYSDLVRVDHDTVGLMYEGGAVDARDEIRFARFTEDWLQPRRGPDPTTVDRAPRAEPAAVLGGARRTDGVFGGALEFDGADDAVRLPYSDELPLGTKDFTASLWFRYTATGGEQPLLWMGGIGTTQPQVWLRGEPASGRIQGLITVRDGAAAPRSVSVRTSGAHNDGEWHHLTLRRGGGRLTIAVDGVPSSAADVPGSVSRNSPFGVHIGQRMDSRAFFTGAIDDVHVWDRALSDEELAGRDTSRRDTVLWLPMDHVSGSH, from the coding sequence ATGCCGTCAAGTCTTCGCGCACGTCTGAGAACCGTCGTCACGGCGTTCGCCGCCGCGGCGGCGCTGGCCGCGCTGCCGAATCCGGCACACGCCCAACCCCCCACCCCGGCCCCCGGCTTCGAGCAGCAGGTCCTCTTCAAGGCCTCCCAGGACCCCGGTTACGCCTGCTTCCGCATCCCGGCGGTGGTGAGGACCACCCGGGGCACGCTGCTGGCGTTCGCCGAGGGGCGGGTCCTCAACTGCGGGGATGCCGCTGACATAGACATCGTCGTCAAGCGCTCCACGGACGGCGGCCGCACCTGGAGCCCGCTGCAGGTCGTCAGCCGCGGAGGCGGCGACACCCACGGCAATCCCGCGCCGGTCGTGGACCGTGACACCGGCCGCATCCTGCTGGCCGAGACGTACAACACGGGCCGTACGGACGGCGCGAGTTGCACGGTGCCCTGCGACCGCACCCCGCACCTGCAGTACAGCGACGACGACGGGCTCACCTGGTCCCGGCCCCGTGACCTGAGCTCCGAGATCCTGCCCGCGAACTGGAACTCCTGGTACGCCACCGGACCCGTGCACGGCATCCAGCTCACCCGCGGCAGGCACGCCGGCCGGCTGGTCTTCGGGGTCAACACCGAGACCTGGGACGGCGAGCGAAGCGAGGTGGGGGTCCCCCCGGCCGGAGGCTGGGGGAGGGTCTCCGCCAACCACGCGGCGCTGATCGTCAGCGACGACGACGGCGGCCACTGGCGGATCGGCGCCACGGACTCGTGGCCGATCGCCGACGACGGCACCTTCCGGCAGAAGCCCTCCGAGGTCACGGTCACCGAGCGCACCGACGGCTCGATCCTGATCAGCGGACGCGAACAGGACGGCACCGACCTCGGGCACCGCACCCAGACGGTCAGCCGCGACGGCGGCGACAGCTTCGCCGCCCCCTTCCGCGGCCTGCCGGACCTCTACGCACCCCAGGTCCAGGGCGCGACGCTCCGCCTGGGCAACCGCATCCTGCTGTCCTGCCCCGGCGACCCCGACCGCCGCCGGACCATGATGATCCGCTCCTCCTACGACGGCGGACGCACCTGGGACAGCGTGGACCGCGGCACCGTCGTCACCGTCGACTGGTCGGGCTACTCCGACCTGGTGCGCGTCGACCACGACACGGTGGGGCTGATGTACGAGGGCGGTGCCGTCGACGCGCGCGACGAGATCCGTTTCGCCCGATTCACCGAGGACTGGCTGCAGCCGCGCCGCGGTCCCGATCCGACCACCGTGGACCGCGCCCCGCGAGCCGAGCCGGCGGCCGTGCTCGGCGGCGCCCGCAGGACGGACGGCGTGTTCGGCGGAGCGCTGGAGTTCGACGGTGCCGACGACGCCGTACGCCTGCCGTACAGCGACGAACTCCCGCTCGGCACCAAGGACTTCACGGCTTCGCTGTGGTTCCGGTACACGGCCACCGGCGGTGAGCAGCCGCTGCTGTGGATGGGCGGGATCGGCACCACTCAGCCCCAGGTCTGGCTGCGCGGCGAGCCCGCGAGCGGGCGCATCCAGGGCCTGATCACCGTGCGCGACGGCGCGGCGGCCCCGCGGTCGGTGTCCGTCCGCACGAGCGGCGCCCACAACGACGGCGAGTGGCACCACCTGACGTTGCGGCGCGGCGGGGGCCGGTTGACGATCGCCGTCGACGGGGTGCCGTCGAGCGCCGCGGACGTACCGGGGTCGGTCAGCCGCAACTCGCCGTTCGGCGTGCACATCGGGCAGCGCATGGACAGCCGGGCCTTCTTCACCGGCGCGATCGACGACGTCCATGTGTGGGACCGGGCGCTGAGCGACGAGGAACTCGCCGGCCGTGACACGTCCAGGCGGGACACCGTCCTGTGGCTGCCCATGGACCATGTGAGCGGCAGCCACTAA
- the fdhD gene encoding formate dehydrogenase accessory sulfurtransferase FdhD, whose amino-acid sequence MGRVTERRKVIRIRDGAVSTRPDTLVAEEPLEIRLNGKPLAITMRTPGDDFALAAGFLVSEGVLAEQGDLQNIVYCAGATVDGSNTYNVVDVRTAPGVAIPDITLERNVYTTSSCGLCGKASLDAVRTTARWPIADTPPVRVEPELLASLPDRLRAAQRVFDRTGGLHAAALFTEDGELLDIREDVGRHNAVDKLVGRALQNGDLPLSRTILLVSGRASFELAQKAVMAGIPLLAAVSAPSSLAVDLAAETGLTLVGFLRGSSMNVYAGEDRIALRTAAAQG is encoded by the coding sequence ATGGGACGAGTCACGGAACGACGCAAGGTGATCCGCATCCGGGACGGGGCCGTCTCCACCCGCCCCGACACGCTTGTCGCCGAGGAGCCGCTGGAGATCAGGCTGAACGGCAAGCCCCTCGCCATCACCATGCGCACTCCGGGCGACGACTTCGCGCTGGCCGCGGGTTTCCTGGTCAGCGAGGGCGTACTCGCCGAGCAGGGCGATCTGCAGAACATCGTGTACTGCGCGGGCGCCACGGTCGACGGGTCGAACACGTACAACGTGGTGGACGTGCGGACCGCGCCGGGAGTCGCGATCCCCGACATCACGCTGGAGCGGAACGTCTACACCACCTCGTCCTGCGGCCTGTGCGGCAAGGCGAGCCTGGACGCGGTGCGTACGACGGCGCGCTGGCCGATCGCCGACACTCCCCCGGTCCGCGTCGAACCCGAGCTGCTGGCGAGCCTCCCCGACCGGCTCCGCGCGGCCCAGCGGGTCTTCGACCGGACCGGGGGTCTGCACGCCGCGGCCCTGTTCACCGAGGACGGCGAGCTGCTCGACATACGGGAGGACGTGGGCCGGCACAACGCGGTCGACAAGCTGGTGGGCCGCGCTCTGCAGAACGGCGACCTGCCGCTGTCCCGCACGATCCTCCTGGTCTCGGGCCGGGCCTCCTTCGAGCTGGCGCAGAAGGCGGTCATGGCCGGGATCCCGCTCCTGGCGGCGGTCTCGGCGCCCTCGTCGCTGGCCGTGGACCTGGCCGCCGAGACCGGGCTGACCCTGGTGGGCTTCCTGCGGGGCAGCTCCATGAACGTGTACGCGGGCGAGGACCGCATCGCTCTGCGGACCGCGGCCGCCCAGGGGTGA
- a CDS encoding Gfo/Idh/MocA family protein, with protein sequence MGQPQQPDGSEGGEPPLRVGMVGYAFMGAAHSQGWRTAARAFDLPLRPVLAAICGRDEGAVRRAAARHGWAATETDWRALIERDDVDLVDICTPGDSHAEIALAALAAGKHVLCEKPLANTVEEAAAMTEAAEAAWRRGRLAMVGFNYRRLPATALARKMIAEGKLGTLRHVRVTYLQDWLVDPQFPLTWRLRKELAGSGSLGDLGAHIVDLAQYLAGETLAGVSALTETFVRERPLPVGATSGLSAVSSAGAGPVTVDDAALFTGRFTSGALASFEATRYATGRKNALCIELNGEHGSLAFDLERLNELSYYDGTEPGTHAGFRRILATEPDHPYLDAWWPPGHGLGYEHSFVHQARDLVHAIAEGRQPEPSFADGLQVQRVLAAVEESAEKNSVYTLITA encoded by the coding sequence ATGGGACAGCCCCAGCAGCCGGACGGATCGGAGGGCGGGGAGCCGCCACTGCGCGTCGGCATGGTCGGCTACGCCTTCATGGGCGCCGCCCACTCCCAGGGCTGGCGCACCGCGGCCCGCGCCTTCGATCTGCCGCTCCGCCCGGTCCTGGCCGCGATCTGCGGACGTGACGAGGGCGCCGTGCGCCGGGCCGCCGCCCGGCACGGGTGGGCGGCGACCGAGACCGACTGGCGGGCCCTGATCGAACGGGACGACGTCGACCTCGTCGACATCTGCACCCCCGGCGACAGCCATGCGGAGATCGCCCTCGCCGCGCTCGCCGCCGGCAAACACGTACTGTGCGAGAAGCCTCTGGCCAACACCGTCGAAGAGGCCGCGGCGATGACAGAGGCGGCCGAAGCTGCCTGGCGGCGGGGCCGGTTGGCCATGGTCGGCTTCAACTACCGCCGCCTGCCCGCCACTGCGCTGGCCCGGAAGATGATCGCCGAGGGCAAGCTCGGCACCCTGCGGCACGTGAGGGTGACATACCTTCAGGACTGGCTCGTGGACCCGCAGTTCCCGCTCACCTGGCGACTGCGCAAGGAGCTGGCCGGCTCGGGCTCGCTCGGCGATCTGGGCGCACACATCGTCGACCTCGCGCAGTACCTGGCGGGAGAGACGCTGGCCGGGGTCTCCGCCCTGACGGAGACCTTCGTACGGGAACGCCCCCTGCCCGTCGGCGCCACCAGCGGCCTGTCCGCCGTCTCGTCCGCCGGCGCCGGACCCGTCACCGTCGACGACGCCGCCCTGTTCACCGGCCGCTTCACCTCCGGCGCCCTGGCCTCCTTCGAGGCGACGCGCTACGCGACCGGCCGCAAGAACGCATTGTGCATCGAACTCAACGGCGAACACGGCTCGTTGGCCTTCGATTTGGAGCGCCTCAACGAACTGTCGTACTACGACGGTACGGAACCCGGCACGCACGCCGGCTTCCGCCGCATCCTCGCCACCGAACCCGACCACCCCTACCTGGACGCCTGGTGGCCGCCGGGGCACGGCCTCGGCTACGAGCACAGCTTCGTCCACCAGGCCCGCGACCTGGTCCACGCGATCGCCGAGGGCCGGCAACCGGAACCCTCCTTCGCAGACGGGCTGCAGGTGCAGCGCGTGCTGGCCGCCGTGGAGGAGAGCGCCGAGAAGAACTCCGTGTACACGCTCATAACCGCCTGA
- a CDS encoding beta-ketoacyl-ACP synthase III, producing the protein MNGSRIAAVGHYQPAKVLTNADLAGLVDTSDEWITSRVGIRTRHIAGPDEPVDELAAHAAAKALAAAGLAPADIDLVLVATSTAVDRSPNMAARVAARLGIPSPAAMDLNVVCAGFTHALATADHAVRAGGSTRALVVGADKMSEVTDWTDRTTCVLVGDGAGAAVVEASDESGIGPVLWGSVPEMGHAVRIEGTPPRFAQEGQSVYRWATTQLPPIARKACERAGLEPADLAGVVLHQANLRIIEPLAEKIGAVNAVVARDVTESGNTSAASIPLAFSKLVEQGAITTGDPVLLFGFGGNLSYAGQVVRCP; encoded by the coding sequence ATGAACGGCTCGCGCATCGCCGCCGTCGGCCACTACCAGCCCGCGAAGGTGCTCACCAACGCGGACCTGGCGGGCCTGGTCGACACCAGTGACGAGTGGATCACGTCCCGGGTGGGAATCCGCACACGCCACATCGCCGGGCCCGACGAGCCGGTCGACGAGCTGGCCGCCCACGCCGCCGCCAAGGCCCTCGCGGCGGCGGGCCTCGCGCCCGCCGACATCGACCTCGTCCTGGTCGCCACCTCCACCGCCGTCGACCGCTCGCCCAACATGGCGGCCCGCGTCGCCGCCCGGCTCGGCATCCCCTCGCCCGCCGCGATGGACCTCAACGTCGTTTGTGCGGGGTTCACGCATGCGCTGGCGACGGCCGATCACGCGGTCCGTGCGGGCGGATCCACCCGGGCCCTGGTCGTCGGCGCCGACAAGATGTCCGAGGTGACGGACTGGACCGACCGTACGACCTGTGTGCTCGTCGGCGACGGGGCGGGGGCCGCCGTGGTCGAGGCTTCGGACGAGTCGGGCATCGGGCCCGTGCTGTGGGGCTCGGTGCCCGAGATGGGGCACGCCGTGCGGATCGAGGGCACGCCCCCGCGGTTCGCCCAGGAGGGGCAGAGCGTCTACCGGTGGGCGACCACCCAGCTGCCGCCGATCGCCCGCAAGGCCTGCGAGCGCGCCGGGCTGGAGCCGGCCGACCTCGCCGGGGTCGTGCTGCACCAGGCCAACCTGCGCATCATCGAGCCCCTCGCCGAGAAGATCGGCGCCGTGAACGCCGTCGTGGCGCGGGACGTCACCGAGTCCGGCAACACCTCGGCGGCGAGCATTCCGCTCGCGTTCTCCAAGCTCGTCGAACAGGGTGCGATCACCACCGGTGACCCGGTCCTGCTGTTCGGCTTCGGAGGGAACCTGTCGTACGCCGGACAGGTCGTCCGCTGCCCGTGA
- a CDS encoding low temperature requirement protein A, with protein MTPFIAEHGPGRAGQGRLRSASVMRLQPGSLDPAHFVERHGLLLIVAFGESVIAIGTGVGQLPLMPGLFGGRSSRRRSRAPCGGRTSCATRRAPRRCSVRAGAESPASGDERVHAAARRNLSPSPGRDTTAVCAPCARASAVWPAARPGP; from the coding sequence GTGACGCCCTTCATCGCCGAGCACGGGCCGGGCAGGGCAGGGCAGGGCAGACTGCGGTCGGCCTCCGTCATGCGCCTCCAGCCGGGCAGTCTGGACCCGGCGCACTTCGTGGAGCGCCATGGGCTGCTGCTGATCGTCGCGTTCGGCGAGTCCGTCATCGCGATCGGCACCGGCGTCGGCCAACTGCCGCTCATGCCCGGCCTGTTCGGCGGGCGTTCCTCTCGCCGGCGCTCGCGGGCGCCCTGTGGTGGACGTACTTCTTGCGCGACGAGGAGGGCGCCGAGGCGGTGTTCCGTGCGCGCCGGAGCCGAATCGCCGGCGTCTGGCGATGAACGCGTTCATGCAGCAGCGCGAAGGAATCTCAGTCCGTCGCCCGGTCGTGATACGACCGCCGTGTGTGCTCCGTGTGCTCGCGCATCAGCTGTGTGGCCCGCTGCTCGTCCCGGTCCATGA
- a CDS encoding DUF4185 domain-containing protein codes for MPDDVRARHRTGTGLGLLLALVLGAVLLTALPDDGEREGGCTPHTVAAWSADDRLSGEFSRYGDDAARSDDWTGGDGTHSVRLPDGRLLWLFSDTYLGQVHGPPDPVGESSAWRDTTAPLVRNSAVVMDGRGRLKRTLPAPLFPDPAPDQWRWPVAARVEPRSPGSSEQVVRVVLWVRAAGQPPWIYGVPTATEVATLSLPGLRVESVVQVLDQSLVPDPSRRVLFGTTLVAKGDWTYVFGGDDGQAASRPASSAYVARVPRGRLGEPAAWRYWNGSAWAAGARPRAVLGDGRRTGVGSAFSVVREGGTYVLFTMAAGTAGLTTVTSYWSCSPTGPWHGPARDFSPSLPHAGVAAYNPQVHPELSGEGRLVLSYDVNWLETNGASAGINANVTLYRPRFVTVRLARTR; via the coding sequence GTGCCCGACGACGTACGAGCACGACATCGGACGGGAACCGGCCTCGGCCTGCTGCTGGCCCTGGTTCTCGGGGCCGTGCTGCTCACCGCCCTCCCGGACGACGGTGAACGGGAGGGCGGCTGCACCCCGCACACGGTCGCCGCGTGGTCGGCCGACGACCGCCTCAGCGGCGAGTTCTCCCGCTACGGCGACGACGCCGCCCGCAGCGACGACTGGACGGGCGGGGACGGCACCCACTCCGTGCGGCTGCCGGACGGGCGGCTGCTGTGGCTGTTCTCCGACACCTATCTCGGCCAGGTGCACGGGCCGCCCGACCCGGTCGGCGAGTCGTCCGCCTGGCGGGACACGACGGCCCCCCTTGTGCGCAACTCGGCCGTGGTGATGGACGGCAGGGGCCGGCTGAAGCGCACGCTTCCCGCCCCGCTCTTCCCCGACCCCGCCCCGGACCAGTGGCGTTGGCCCGTGGCGGCCCGGGTCGAGCCCCGCTCCCCCGGCTCCTCGGAGCAGGTCGTCCGGGTGGTCCTGTGGGTGCGGGCCGCCGGGCAGCCGCCGTGGATCTACGGGGTGCCCACCGCCACCGAGGTCGCCACCCTCTCGCTGCCCGGTCTGCGGGTCGAGTCGGTCGTGCAGGTGCTCGACCAGAGCCTGGTCCCCGATCCCTCCCGGCGGGTCCTGTTCGGCACCACGCTGGTCGCGAAGGGCGACTGGACGTACGTGTTCGGCGGTGACGACGGACAGGCCGCGTCCCGGCCGGCCTCGTCGGCGTATGTGGCGCGAGTGCCACGGGGGCGGCTCGGGGAGCCCGCCGCCTGGCGGTACTGGAACGGTTCCGCGTGGGCGGCCGGTGCGCGCCCGCGCGCGGTGCTCGGCGACGGACGCCGCACCGGCGTGGGCAGCGCCTTCTCGGTGGTGCGGGAGGGCGGTACATATGTGCTGTTCACGATGGCCGCGGGCACCGCGGGGCTGACCACGGTGACCTCGTACTGGTCGTGCTCCCCCACCGGGCCGTGGCACGGCCCGGCAAGGGACTTCAGCCCCTCACTGCCGCATGCGGGAGTCGCCGCGTACAACCCGCAGGTGCATCCCGAACTGAGCGGCGAAGGGCGTCTGGTGCTGAGCTACGACGTCAACTGGCTGGAGACGAACGGCGCTTCGGCGGGCATCAACGCGAACGTGACCCTGTACCGGCCGCGCTTCGTGACGGTGCGGCTGGCGCGGACCCGATGA